A single genomic interval of Tursiops truncatus isolate mTurTru1 chromosome 1, mTurTru1.mat.Y, whole genome shotgun sequence harbors:
- the LOC117311675 gene encoding large ribosomal subunit protein uL3-like, with amino-acid sequence MSHRKFSTPRHGSLGFLPQKRSSRHHGKVKSFPEDDSSKPVHLTAFLGYKAGMTHIVREVDRPGSKVNKKEVVEAVTIVETPPMVIVGYMETPRGLRTFKTIFAEHISDECKRRFYNNWHKSKKKAFTKYCKKWQDVDGKKQLERDFSSLKKYYQVIHVIAHTQMRLLPLRQKKAHLMEIRLNGGTEAEKLDWARERLEQQVPVNQVFGQDEMIDVIGVTKGKGYKGVTSRWHTKKLPRKTHRGLRKVTCIGAWRPARVAFSVAQAGQKGYHHHTEINKKIYKIGQGYLIKDGKLIKNNAFTDYDLSDKSINPLGGFVHYGEVTNDFVMIKGCVVGTKKQVLTLGKSLLVQTKQRALEKIDLKFIDTTSKFGHGCFQTVEEKKAFMGPFKKDRIAKEEGA; translated from the coding sequence ATGTCTCACAGGAAGTTCTCCACTCCCAGGCATGGGTCCCTGGGCTTTCTGCCTCAGAAGCGCAGCAGCCGGCACCATGGGAAGGTGAAGAGCTTCCCCGAGGATGACTCTtccaagcccgtgcacctcacAGCCTTCCTCGGCTACAAGGCTGGCATGACCCACATTGTGAGGGAGGTTGATAGGCCAGGGTCCAAGGTGAACAAGAAGGAAGTTGTGGAGGCTGTGACCATCGTGGAGACGCCACCCATGGTCATTGTGGGCTACATGGAAACACCTCGAGGCCTCCGGACCTTTAAGACCATCTTTGCTGAGCACATCAGTGATGAATGCAAAAGACGCTTCTATAACAACTGGCATAAATCTAAGAAGAAGGCCTTCACCAAATACTGCAAGAAGTGGCAGGATGTAGATGGCAAGAAGCAGCTGGAGAGGGACTTCAGCAGCTTGAAGAAGTACTACCAGGTCATTCATGTCATTGCCCACACCCAGATGCGCCTGCTTCCTCTACGCCAGAAGAAGGCCCACCTCATGGAGATCCGGCTGAATGGAGGCACTGAGGCCGAAAAACTGGACTGGGCCCGAGAGAGGCTAGAGCAGCAGGTCCCTGTGAACCAAGTGTTTGGGCAGGATGAGATGATTGATGTCATTGGGGTGACCAAGGGCAAAGGCTACAAAGGGGTCACCAGCCGTTGGCACACCAAGAAGCTGCCCCGTAAGACCCACCGAGGGCTGCGCAAGGTTACCTGTATTGGGGCGTGGCGTCCTGCACGGGTGGCCTTCTCTGTGGCTCAGGCCGGGCAGAAAGGCTACCATCACCACACCGAGATCAACAAGAAGATCTACAAGATTGGCCAGGGCTACCTCATCAAGGATGGCAAACTGATCAAGAACAATGCCTTTACTGATTATGATCTGTCTGACAAGAGCATCAACCCTCTGGGTGGCTTTGTCCACTACGGTGAAGTGACCAATGACTTTGTCATGATCAAAGGCTGCGTGGTAGGAACCAAGAAGCAAGTGCTCACCCTTGGCAAGTCCTTGCTGGTGCAGACCAAACAGCGGGCCCTGGAGAAGATTGACCTTAAGTTTATTGACACCACCTCCAAATTTGGCCATGGCTGTTTCCAGACTGTGGAGGAGAAGAAAGCGTTCATGGGACCATTTAAGAAGGACCGAATTGCAAAGGAAGAAGGGGCCTAA